TTTCAGCTCGACCTCCTTGGCCGGGTTCTGCTCCTGGACCTTGATCGCGATGGCGCTGTTCTCGGCGAAGGTGTCGGCCTGTCCTGCGAGGAATGCCGCGAGCGCCGCCGGCGTATCCTCGAAGCGCACCAGC
This portion of the Phosphitispora fastidiosa genome encodes:
- a CDS encoding transporter substrate-binding domain-containing protein, producing the protein PKSIPAATGKKPDNLEGHTVAVAKGTTLDVWLTDNAPKVKLVRFEDTPAALAAFLAGQADTFAENSAIAIKVQEQNPAKEVELK